In Megachile rotundata isolate GNS110a unplaced genomic scaffold, iyMegRotu1 scaffold0568, whole genome shotgun sequence, the following are encoded in one genomic region:
- the LOC143266403 gene encoding uncharacterized protein LOC143266403 has translation MGAADTYALLDEGSTITLIDRKLTRSIGVRGTKVNIALKGLNDRDAVIVSSEKVSVSVRGSSVPYLVKHMTAVPELNLPSQSLPDHVVEHVRKTNLVDLIPYKQARPQLLLGQDNWPLIVTRELQEVKGYDLALSRSLLGWTLHGIVNTHSGADKASVACLKDGEDDSSTEDEGNPVTLDKLIKLYFQLDDFGVRVDTKPKTGHDHALATLKDTSHFIGNAWETGLLWNPNGVPEIDSITTARKRLFMLEKKLDRNPGYAALYYKEMGRFFFNGYAEKVERETQNRRVWYLPHFGVQNVNKPGKLRIVFDAAAKTAGISLYDQLESGPDLLKPLPGVLLRFRQYAVACKADIKDMFLRLKIRKEDRDAQRFLWRGHDRKKEPEIFVMSSLIFGAKSSPTSAIYIKNKNAEDYAHSHPDACRSITMNSYMDDYLVSQKSAQDLIHLVRDVTRINARANFEMHGWASNDTTVVAAAGREPAKDEGELKLCDRGGEKVLGLYWDTKLDELGFKIDMNKVPAEVIRGSRKPTKREYLRVIMSIFDPLGFLVPFTIKSKILMQQIWRSGIGWDDPLRDEENVGWLAWLRTLRLINQSRIPRCLVPTTSDLATAQLHVFCDASLEAYAAVAYIRITTEGSVASVNLIMAKSRVAPLKPLSVPRLELQAALLAARLAKTITEELDIKFHQRFLWSDSVTVLRWIKGEHRMRQVFVAHRLGQIGEISETCEWRWVPSSQNPADIATRWNNRASEEPNVWNLGPEFLRKSESEWPVEKPLDEVKKKTIDEMEMRKAFVYFTESYQLPTFPLALRLLGWQGLLIVARRIQSVISRWKGRTRELPSVTSISTAERYWYRIIQADCFHEEMTAIRCNKELKKTSKIANLRPHIDEHGILRATGRVTKIHEDEFNNFPIILEGKHPATKLLITDYHRRFYHANNAAVVNELHQTYFIIGLRKILRSLVAKCLVCRLQRAKPQAPIMSTLPEGRLAYRQRPFSHCGVDYFGPMFVKIGRRREKRWGVLFTCLTTRAIHLELAHTLSASSAIMALQRLVSRRGLPVTVYSDNGTNFRGASKELKEAIAEIDKEKQREYALTQRIESKFIPPDAPHMGGAWERLIRSVKTALHVVLREQAPTEEVLYTLLTEVEHSVNSRPLTHVPVDPRDHEALTPNHFLIGTSSGSIKLGNYEKQTVCLRKQWKLAQHFADCFWRRWLREYLPSIIGRPKWMREGNTLGRGDLVLIADTQSPRNEWKRGTIIQTYPGSDGVVRVAKIHTSRGDFTRPIHKLIKLLSVREVQNP, from the coding sequence ATGGGTGCAGCAGATACTTATGCATTGCTCGATGAAGGATCGACGATCACTCTAATCGATAGAAAATTGACACGGTCAATAGGGGTAAGAGGTACGAAGGTGAATATTGCTTTAAAGGGACTAAACGATCGTGATGCAGTCATCGTAAGCAGCGAAAAGGTTAGTGTTTCAGTCCGAGGTTCGTCTGTTCCCTATTTGGTCAAACATATGACAGCAGTACCGGAGTTAAACCTTCCCAGCCAATCTCTTCCCGATCATGTTGTGGAACACGTTAGAAAAACAAATCTAGTGGACTTGATCCCTTATAAGCAGGCGCGACCTCAGTTACTTTTAGGACAAGATAATTGGCCATTGATAGTGACCCGCGAGTTACAAGAAGTGAAAGGTTACGACCTTGCACTATCACGATCTCTTTTAGGTTGGACTTTACACGGTATAGTAAATACGCATTCAGGAGCTGATAAAGCCTCGGTCGCGTGTTTAAAAGACGGAGAAGACGACTCAAGTACCGAAGATGAAGGTAACCCAGTAACACTTGATAAGTTAATTAAGCTTTATTTTCAGTTAGATGATTTTGGTGTTCGTGTGGATACAAAACCTAAAACTGGGCATGATCATGCTCTAGCTACGTTAAAGGATACGAGCCATTTTATAGGTAATGCGTGGGAGACAGGGTTATTATGGAACCCGAATGGTGTGCCGGAGATTGACAGTATTACCACTGCAAGGAAAAGGTTATTTATGTTGGAGAAAAAATTGGATCGGAATCCAGGATATGCTGCGTTATATTATAAGGAAATGGGACGATTTTTTTTCAATGGGTATGCCGAAAAGGTTGAAAGGGAGACGCAAAATAGACGCGTCTGGTACCTCCCACATTTTGGAGTGCAGAACGTTAATAAGCCAGGAAAGCTGAGAATAGTTTTTGATGCCGCAGCTAAGACTGCCGGTATTAGCTTGTATGACCAGCTTGAGTCCGGTCCAGACTTATTGAAACCACTGCCGGGTGTGCTATTGCGTTTTCGACAATATGCGGTTGCGTGTAAGGCCGATATAAAGGATATGTTTTTGCGTcttaaaattagaaaagagGATCGTGACGCGCAACGATTCTTGTGGCGCGGACATGATCGTAAGAAAGAACCGGAAATTTTCGTTATGTCTTCGTTAATTTTTGGCGCCAAGTCGTCGCCGACCAGTGCGATATATATTAAGAATAAAAACGCTGAAGATTATGCTCATTCACATCCGGATGCGTGTAGGAGTATTACAATGAATAGTTATATGGATGATTATTTAGTTAGCCAGAAATCAGCACAAGATTTAATACATTTAGTTCGAGATGTCACTAGAATAAATGCCCGTGCCAACTTCGAAATGCATGGCTGGGCAAGCAACGATACCACTGTAGTGGCGGCAGCTGGTAGGGAACCTGCAAAAGACGAAGGAGAGTTGAAGCTCTGTGACCGAGGTGGAGAAAAGGTGTTAGGCCTCTATTGGGACACGAAATTAGATGAGTTGGGATTCAAAATCGACATGAACAAAGTTCCCGCGGAGGTGATACGCGGAAGCAGGAAACCGACGAAGCGCGAGTATCTTCGTGTCATTATGTCGATCTTTGACCCGCTAGGATTTCTGGTACCCTTCACGATAAAGTCCAAAATTTTAATGCAGCAAATCTGGCGTAGTGGAATTGGTTGGGATGATCCGTTAAGAGATGAAGAAAATGTCGGTTGGTTAGCGTGGTTGCGAACGCTGCGATTGATAAATCAAAGTCGTATTCCGCGCTGTTTAGTACCAACAACCTCCGATCTCGCAACAGCACAGCTCCATGTGTTCTGTGACGCAAGTTTGGAGGCGTACGCTGCTGTAGCATACATTAGAATAACTACCGAAGGCTCTGTAGCAAGCGTAAATTTAATTATGGCCAAATCAAGAGTAGCCCCCCTGAAACCGCTCTCCGTTCCACGATTGGAATTGCAAGCTGCGTTACTTGCAGCACGATTAGCTAAAACTATTACGGAAGAGCTTGATATTAAATTTCACCAACGGTTTTTGTGGTCCGATTCCGTTACTGTTTTAAGATGGATCAAAGGAGAACATCGAATGCGTCAGGTATTTGTTGCTCATCGTCTGGGGCAAATTGGCGAGATTTCCGAAACCTGTGAGTGGCGCTGGGTTCCGTCCAGCCAGAACCCGGCGGATATCGCGACGCGTTGGAATAACAGAGCTTCCGAGGAACCTAACGTTTGGAACTTGGGGCCCGAATTTTTACGGAAATCGGAAAGTGAATGGCCGGTGGAGAAACCGCTCGATGAGGTGAAGAAGAAAACGATAGACGAAATGGAAATGCGCAAAGCGTTCGTATACTTTACCGAGTCGTACCAATTACCTACCTTTCCGTTAGCGCTAAGACTTCTTGGATGGCAAGGATTATTAATCGTGGCTAGGCGCATACAGTCGGTCATAAGTCGTTGGAAAGGTCGAACTCGTGAACTGCCCTCAGTGACAAGCATTTCCACGGCTGAACGATATTGGTATCGCATAATTCAGGCTGATTGCTTTCATGAGGAAATGACCGCTATCAGGTGTAACAAAGAGTTAAAGAAAACTAGCAAGATAGCTAATTTGCGGCCTCATATCGATGAACACGGAATCTTAAGAGCAACCGGTCGAGTAACAAAGATTCATGAGgacgaatttaataatttcccgATAATCCTCGAAGGCAAGCATCCAGCGACTAAATTGCTTATAACAGATTACCATCGGCGTTTCTATCACGCAAATAATGCGGCTGTCGTCAACGAACTACATCAAACCTATTTCATAATAGGTTTAAGAAAGATCTTACGCTCGTTGGTCGCTAAATGCCTAGTATGTCGCTTGCAGCGTGCTAAACCTCAGGCTCCTATCATGTCAACCCTACCGGAGGGACGATTGGCGTACAGGCAGAGACCCTTCAGTCACTGCGGAGTTGACTATTTTGGTCCTATGTTCGTAAAAATTGGTCGACGTAGGGAAAAACGCTGGGGTGTTCTATTTACCTGCCTCACTACGCGGGCTATTCATTTGGAGTTAGCGCATACCTTAAGCGCGAGTTCCGCTATTATGGCTTTACAGAGGTTGGTTTCGCGCAGAGGTCTTCCTGTCACGGTATATAGTGACAACGGCACAAATTTTAGAGGTGCTAGTAAAGAACTTAAAGAAGCTATCGCGGAAATAGATAAAGAGAAGCAACGAGAATATGCGCTGACACAACGAATAGAATCGAAATTCATTCCTCCGGACGCACCACATATGGGTGGGGCGTGGGAACGCCTAATTAGATCCGTGAAAACTGCGCTACACGTGGTTTTACGCGAACAAGCTCCTACAGAAGAAGTCCTGTACACGTTATTGACCGAAGTGGAGCATTCGGTGAACTCACGACCGTTAACACATGTGCCCGTAGATCCGCGAGATCACGAAGCTCTCACtcctaatcattttttaattggaacATCGTCCGGAAGCATAAAGCTGGGAAATTATGAGAAGCAGACCGTATGCTTAAGAAAACAGTGGAAATTGGCTCAACACTTTGCTGACTGCTTCTGGAGGCGTTGGTTACGAGAGTACCTACCGTCTATCATCGGACGACCTAAGTGGATGAGAGAAGGGAATACTTTAGGCAGAGGTGATCTAGTACTCATAGCGGACACACAGTCACCACGCAACGAGTGGAAAAGAGGGACTATTATACAAACATATCCTGGATCCGACGGTGTAGTTAGAGTGGCGAAGATCCACACATCACGAGGCGATTTTACGCGGCCGATACATAAACTCATTAAATTGTTAAGTGTTCGTGAAGTACAAAATCCGTGA
- the LOC143266402 gene encoding uncharacterized protein LOC143266402 — MTAIRCNKELKKTSKIANLRPHIDEHGILRATGRVTKIHEDEFNNFPIILEGKHPATKLLITDYHRRFYHANNAAVVNELHQTYFIIGLRKILRSLVAKCLVCRLQRAKPQAPIMSTLPEGRLAYRQRPFSHCGVDYFGPMFVKIGRRREKRWGVLFTCLTTRAIHLELAHTLSASSAIMALQRLVSRRGLPVTVYSDNGTNFRGASKELKEAIAEIDKEKQREYALTQRIESKFIPPDAPHMGGAWERLIRSVKTALHVVLREQAPTEEVLYTLLTEVEHSVNSRPLTHVPVDPRDHEALTPNHFLIGTSSGSIKLGNYEKQTVCLRKQWKLAQHFADCFWRRWLREYLPSIIGRPKWMREGNTLGRGDLVLIADTQSPRNEWKRGTIIQTYPGSDGVVRVAKIHTSRGDFTRPIHKLIKLLSVREVQNP; from the coding sequence ATGACCGCTATCAGGTGTAACAAAGAGTTAAAGAAAACTAGCAAGATAGCTAATTTGCGGCCTCATATCGATGAACACGGAATCTTAAGAGCAACCGGTCGAGTAACAAAGATTCATGAGgacgaatttaataatttcccgATAATCCTCGAAGGCAAGCATCCAGCGACTAAATTGCTTATAACAGATTACCATCGGCGTTTCTATCACGCAAATAATGCGGCTGTCGTCAACGAACTACATCAAACCTATTTCATAATAGGTTTAAGAAAGATCTTACGCTCGTTGGTCGCTAAATGCCTAGTATGTCGCTTGCAGCGTGCTAAACCTCAGGCTCCTATCATGTCAACCCTACCGGAGGGACGATTGGCGTACAGGCAGAGACCCTTCAGTCACTGCGGAGTTGACTATTTTGGTCCTATGTTCGTAAAAATTGGTCGACGTAGGGAAAAACGCTGGGGTGTTCTATTTACCTGCCTCACTACGCGGGCTATTCATTTGGAGTTAGCGCATACCTTAAGCGCGAGTTCCGCTATTATGGCTTTACAGAGGTTGGTTTCGCGCAGAGGTCTTCCTGTCACGGTATATAGTGACAACGGCACAAATTTTAGAGGTGCTAGTAAAGAACTTAAAGAAGCTATCGCGGAAATAGATAAAGAGAAGCAACGAGAATATGCGCTGACACAACGAATAGAATCGAAATTCATTCCTCCGGACGCACCACATATGGGTGGGGCGTGGGAACGCCTAATTAGATCCGTGAAAACTGCGCTACACGTGGTTTTACGCGAACAAGCTCCTACAGAAGAAGTCCTGTACACGTTATTGACCGAAGTGGAGCATTCGGTGAACTCACGACCGTTAACACATGTGCCCGTAGATCCGCGAGATCACGAAGCTCTCACtcctaatcattttttaattggaacATCGTCCGGAAGCATAAAGCTGGGAAATTATGAGAAGCAGACCGTATGCTTAAGAAAACAGTGGAAATTGGCTCAACACTTTGCTGACTGCTTCTGGAGGCGTTGGTTACGAGAGTACCTACCGTCTATCATCGGACGACCTAAGTGGATGAGAGAAGGGAATACTTTAGGCAGAGGTGATCTAGTACTCATAGCGGACACACAGTCACCACGCAACGAGTGGAAAAGAGGGACTATTATACAAACATATCCTGGATCCGACGGTGTAGTTAGAGTGGCGAAGATCCACACATCACGAGGCGATTTTACGCGGCCGATACATAAACTCATTAAATTGTTAAGTGTTCGTGAAGTACAAAATCCGTGA
- the LOC143266401 gene encoding uncharacterized protein LOC143266401 — protein MGRFFFNGYAEKVERETQNRRVWYLPHFGVQNVNKPGKLRIVFDAAAKTAGISLYDQLESGPDLLKPLPGVLLRFRQYAVACKADIKDMFLRLKIRKEDRDAQRFLWRGHDRKKEPEIFVMSSLIFGAKSSPTSAIYIKNKNAEDYAHSHPDACRSITMNSYMDDYLVSQKSAQDLIHLVRDVTRINARANFEMHGWASNDTTVVAAAGREPAKDEGELKLCDRGGEKVLGLYWDTKLDELGFKIDMNKVPAEVIRGSRKPTKREYLRVIMSIFDPLGFLVPFTIKSKILMQQIWRSGIGWDDPLRDEENVGWLAWLRTLRLINQSRIPRCLVPTTSDLATAQLHVFCDASLEAYAAVAYIRITTEGSVASVNLIMAKSRVAPLKPLSVPRLELQAALLAARLAKTITEELDIKFHQRFLWSDSVTVLRWIKGEHRMRQVFVAHRLGQIGEISETCEWRWVPSSQNPADIATRWNNRASEEPNVWNLGPEFLRKSESEWPVEKPLDEVKKKTIDEMEMRKAFVYFTESYQLPTFPLALRLLGWQGLLIVARRIQSVISRWKGRTRELPQ, from the coding sequence ATGGGACGATTTTTTTTCAATGGGTATGCCGAAAAGGTTGAAAGGGAGACGCAAAATAGACGCGTCTGGTACCTCCCACATTTTGGAGTGCAGAACGTTAATAAGCCAGGAAAGCTGAGAATAGTTTTTGATGCCGCAGCTAAGACTGCCGGTATTAGCTTGTATGACCAGCTTGAGTCCGGTCCAGACTTATTGAAACCACTGCCGGGTGTGCTATTGCGTTTTCGACAATATGCGGTTGCGTGTAAGGCCGATATAAAGGATATGTTTTTGCGTcttaaaattagaaaagagGATCGTGACGCGCAACGATTCTTGTGGCGCGGACATGATCGTAAGAAAGAACCGGAAATTTTCGTTATGTCTTCGTTAATTTTTGGCGCCAAGTCGTCGCCGACCAGTGCGATATATATTAAGAATAAAAACGCTGAAGATTATGCTCATTCACATCCGGATGCGTGTAGGAGTATTACAATGAATAGTTATATGGATGATTATTTAGTTAGCCAGAAATCAGCACAAGATTTAATACATTTAGTTCGAGATGTCACTAGAATAAATGCCCGTGCCAACTTCGAAATGCATGGCTGGGCAAGCAACGATACCACTGTAGTGGCGGCAGCTGGTAGGGAACCTGCAAAAGACGAAGGAGAGTTGAAGCTCTGTGACCGAGGTGGAGAAAAGGTGTTAGGCCTCTATTGGGACACGAAATTAGATGAGTTGGGATTCAAAATCGACATGAACAAAGTTCCCGCGGAGGTGATACGCGGAAGCAGGAAACCGACGAAGCGCGAGTATCTTCGTGTCATTATGTCGATCTTTGACCCGCTAGGATTTCTGGTACCCTTCACGATAAAGTCCAAAATTTTAATGCAGCAAATCTGGCGTAGTGGAATTGGTTGGGATGATCCGTTAAGAGATGAAGAAAATGTCGGTTGGTTAGCGTGGTTGCGAACGCTGCGATTGATAAATCAAAGTCGTATTCCGCGCTGTTTAGTACCAACAACCTCCGATCTCGCAACAGCACAGCTCCATGTGTTCTGTGACGCAAGTTTGGAGGCGTACGCTGCTGTAGCATACATTAGAATAACTACCGAAGGCTCTGTAGCAAGCGTAAATTTAATTATGGCCAAATCAAGAGTAGCCCCCCTGAAACCGCTCTCCGTTCCACGATTGGAATTGCAAGCTGCGTTACTTGCAGCACGATTAGCTAAAACTATTACGGAAGAGCTTGATATTAAATTTCACCAACGGTTTTTGTGGTCCGATTCCGTTACTGTTTTAAGATGGATCAAAGGAGAACATCGAATGCGTCAGGTATTTGTTGCTCATCGTCTGGGGCAAATTGGCGAGATTTCCGAAACCTGTGAGTGGCGCTGGGTTCCGTCCAGCCAGAACCCGGCGGATATCGCGACGCGTTGGAATAACAGAGCTTCCGAGGAACCTAACGTTTGGAACTTGGGGCCCGAATTTTTACGGAAATCGGAAAGTGAATGGCCGGTGGAGAAACCGCTCGATGAGGTGAAGAAGAAAACGATAGACGAAATGGAAATGCGCAAAGCGTTCGTATACTTTACCGAGTCGTACCAATTACCTACCTTTCCGTTAGCGCTAAGACTTCTTGGATGGCAAGGATTATTAATCGTGGCTAGGCGCATACAGTCGGTCATAAGTCGTTGGAAAGGTCGAACTCGTGAACTGCCTCAGTGA